Proteins encoded within one genomic window of Lampris incognitus isolate fLamInc1 chromosome 1, fLamInc1.hap2, whole genome shotgun sequence:
- the LOC130106702 gene encoding NLR family CARD domain-containing protein 3-like — MNVSEEREEGGPTSNTTLSGEHDSQTKAKSPVQQERPDSPVPSCVSIKSDHSMEIPITFKDRHHSTEQSRIHQERPDSPVPSCVSIKSDRSIGIPLRFKDGHHYTEQRDHQEKSEVVSGQSVQEHETDLDSIFMLLEEKIFTFVKEELKRFQEVLSPDYPECLERKREEEEEQRRSAREALLKITLHFLRSMKQEELADSLESSKRLLIPWFVYSETPVTLCRSNLKAALKEKFQCLFEGVAKPGESTLLNQIYTELYITEGGSGEVSNEHEVRQIETASRKPARPETLIKCEDIVKPLPGQDKPIRTLMTKGVAGIGKTVLTQKFTLDWAEDKTNHNIHFTFPFTFRELNVLKDKEFSLVGLLHHFFIETKEAGICSFDQFQVVFIFDGLDECRLPLDFQNNEIWTDVTKSTSVDVLLTNLIKGELLPSARLWITTRPAAANQIPPEWVDMVTEVRGFTDPQKEEYFRKRFRDEKQARRIISHIKTSRSLHIMCHIPVFCWITATVLDHVLRTDERGGEMPKTLTNMYIHFLVVQSIQGNVKYHGRSETEPPWKTESREMIMSLGKLAFEQMEKGNLIFYEADLTECGIDIRAASVYSGVFTQIFKEECGLYQDKVFCFVHLSIQEFLAALYVFLSFIDTGVNLLSETQSTSCRSKPLGDKCEKPDLYQTAVDKALESPNGHLDLFLRFLLGLSLEPNQNLLRGLLEKTGSKSQTNQQTVWYIQKKIREDLSPERSINLFHCLNELNEHSLVEDIQQYLTSGRLSTYRLSPAQWSALVFILLSSEKELDVFDLKKYSSSEEGLLRLLPVVKASNTALLSSCNLSERSCEVLSSVLSSNSTSLRELDLSNNDLQDSGVKLLSAGLGSPQCRLETLRLSGCLVTEEGVSSLLSALSSNPSYLRKLDLSYNQPGDSGGKLLSAGLEDPHWRLDTLRLDHAGVCRLTPGVRKYACELTLDPNTTHRDLLLAEDNRKVTRVEEEQSYPDHPDRFYSWRQVLCRESLTGRCYMEVKWEGVVYIGVTYRGIRRRGGGDDCLLGCNKKSWSLFCCCDEYTVCYNNRVTEICISPSSSDRVGVYLDWSAGTLSFYRVSSDTLTHLHTFTSTFTEPLHVGFAFELCGSSVCMC; from the exons caggatccatcaggagagaccagactcccctgtacccagctgtgtgtccatcaAGAGTGACCGGTCTATAGGGATACCTCTTAGATTCAAAGATGGACACCACTATACTGAACAGAG AGACCACCAGGAGAAGTCAGAGGTTGTCAGTGGTCAGTCTGTCCAGGAGCATGAAACAGACCTGGACTCCATATTTATG CTCCTTGAGGAGAAGATTTTCACTTTTGTGAAGGAGGAACTGAAGAGGTTCCAGGAGGTTCTGAGTCCAGATTACCCAGAGTGcttagagagaaagagggaggaagaggaggagcagaggaggagcgCCAGAGAGGCACTTCTGAAGAtcacactgcacttcctgaggagTATGAAGCAGGAGGAACTGGCTGACTCTCTGGAGAGCAGTAAGAGACTCT TGATTCCCTGGTTTGTTTATTCAGAAACCCCTGTTACCTTGTGCCGGAGTAATCTCAAAGCAGCTCTGAAGGAGAAGTTTCAGTGTTTGTTTGAGGGCGTTGCTAAACCAGGAGAGTCAACACTTCTGAATCAGATCTACACAGAGCTCTACATCACAGAGGGAGGGAGTGGAGAGGTCAGTAATGAACATGAGGTCAGACAGATTGAAACAGCATCCAGGAAACCAGCGAGACCAGAAACACTGATCAAATGTGAAGACATCGTTAAACCCTTACCTGGACAAGATAAACCAATCAGAACATTGATGACAAAGGGGGTGGCTGGCATCGGGAAAACAGTCTTAACACAGAAGTTCACTCTGGACTGGGCTGAAGACAAAACCAACCACAATATACACTTCACATTTCCATTCACGTTCAGAGAGCTGAATGTGCTGAAAGATAAAGAGTTCAGCTTGGTgggacttcttcatcacttctttaTTGAAACCAAAGAAGCAGGAATCTGCAGCTTTGACCAGTTCCAAGTTGTGTTCATCTTTGATGGTCTGGATGAGTGTCGACTTCCTCTGGACTTCCAGAACAATGAGATCTGGACTGATGTCACAAAGTCCACCTCAGTGGACGTGCTGCTGACAAACCTCATCAAGGGGGAACTGCTTCCCTCTGCTCGCCTCTGGATAACTACACGGCCTGCTGCAGCCAATCAGATCCCTCCTGAGTGGGTTGACATGGTGACGGAGGTCAGAGGGTTCACTGATCCACAGAAGGAGGAGTACTTCAGGAAGAGATTCAGAGATGAGAAGCAGGCCAGAAGAATAATTTCACACATCAAGACATCACGAAGCCTCCACATCATGTGTCACATCCCAGTCTTctgttggatcactgctacagttCTGGATCATGTGTTGAGAACagatgagagaggaggagagatgccCAAGACCCTGACCAATATGTACATCCACTTCCTGGTGGTTCAGTCCATCCAGGGGAATGTGAAGTATCATGGGAGATCTGAAACAGAGCCACCCTGGAAGACAGAGAGCAGGGAGATGATTATGTCTCTGGGAAAACTGGCCTTTGAACAGATGGAGAAAGGCAACCTGATCTTCTATGAAGCAGACCTGACAGAGTGTGGCATTGATATCAGAGCAGCCTCAGTGTACTCAGGAGTGTTCACACAGATCTTTAAAGAGGAGTGTGGACTGTACCAGGACAAGGTCTTCTGCTTTGTCCATCTGAGCATTCAGGAGTTTCTGGCTgctctttatgtctttctctcattTATCGACACTGGAGTCAATCTGCTGTCAGAAACACAGTCAACCTCCTGCAGGTCTAAACCACTTGGAGACAAATGTGAAAAACCAGACCTCTACCAGACAGCAGTGGACAAGGCCTTAGAGAGTCCAAACGGACATCTGGACTTGTTCCTGCGTTTCCTCCTGGGCCTGTCACTGGAACCCAATCAGAATCTCCTACGAGGCCTGCTGGAAAAGACGGGAAGTAAATCACAGACCAATCAGCAAACAGTCTGGTACATCCAGAAGAAGATCAGGGAGGATCTCTCTCCTGAGAGAAGCATCAATCTGTTCCACTGTCTGAATGAACTGAATGAGCATTCTCTAGTGGAGGACATCCAACAGTACCTGACATCAGGAAGACTCTCCACATACCGACTCTCTCCTGCTCAGTGGTCAGCTCTGGTCTTCATCTTACTGTCTTCAGAAAAGGAGCTGGACGTGTTTGACCTGAAGAAATACTCTTCTTCAGAGGAGGGTCTTCTGAGGCTGCTGCCTGTGGTCAAAGCCTCCAATACAGCTCT GTTGAGTTCCTGTAATCTGTCAGAGAGAAGCTGTGAAGTATTGTCCTCGGTTCTCAGCTCCAACTCCACTAGTCTGAGGgagctggacctgagtaacaatgatctgcaggattcaggagtgaagctgctctctgctggactggggagtccacaatgtagactggaaactctcag gctgtCGGGCTGTCTAGTCACAGAGGAAGGTGTTTCTTCTCTGCTCTCAGCTCTGAGCTCCAACCCCTCCTATCTGAGAAAGCTTGACCTGAGCTACAACCAGCCAGGAGACTCAGGagggaagctgctctctgctggattGGAGGATCCACACTGGAGACTGGACACTCTCAG gctggaccatgctggagtgtgcaggttgacaccaGGTGTGaggaagt atgcctgtgaactcacactggacccaaacacaacacacagagaCCTCCTTCTGGCTGAGGACAACAGAAAGGTGACACGGGTGGAAGAGGAGCAGTCATATCCTGATCATCCAGACAGGTTTTACTCCTGGAGACAGGTTCTATGTAGAGAGAGTCTGACTGGCCGCTGTTACATGGAAGTAAAGTGGGAAGGAGTGGTTTATATAGGAGTGACTTACAGAGGAatcagaaggagaggaggaggtgatgaCTGTCTGCTTGGATGCAATAAAAAGTCCTGGAGTCTCTTCTGCTGTTGTGATGAATACACTGTCTGTTATAATAATAGAGTAACAGAGATATgtatctccccctcctcctctgacagagtaggagtgtatctggactggtctgctggaactctgtccttctacagagtctcctctgacacactgacacacctccacaccttcACCTCCACATTCACTGAACCTCTCCATGTTGGGTTTGCGTTTGAATTATGTGGCTCCTCAGTGTGTATGTGTTAG